A genomic stretch from Pirellulales bacterium includes:
- a CDS encoding alpha/beta hydrolase family protein: MKNLRQSLSALIGFSLFVATAQALPPPREGEIKFEITDKEPTVAELFRMEPHTFKFQQEFQKTASTAMEISLVTFPSPVVTPHPENNTVHCEYFRSLSPGKHPGVIVLHILGGDFDLSRLFCRNLAQHGISALFVKLPYYGPRRAEGVEMRMINDDPKITVANMRQGILDIRTGAAFLADQDDIDKNQLGVFGISLGGITSALAGTAEPRFQKICMMLAGGDMAKIAWESPEVKEVRERWLARGGNKEEFYDIIKQIDPVTYGDKVRGRKILMLNATHDEIIPKVCTEALWHAFGEPEIVWLDAGHYSAMRFIFDGLTRVTKFFQNDNAQANAAK, translated from the coding sequence GTGAAAAACCTGCGCCAATCGTTGTCGGCACTGATCGGCTTTTCGCTCTTCGTCGCCACGGCCCAGGCATTGCCTCCGCCGCGCGAAGGGGAAATCAAGTTCGAGATCACGGACAAGGAGCCGACCGTGGCCGAGTTGTTCCGCATGGAACCGCACACGTTCAAGTTCCAGCAGGAATTTCAAAAGACGGCCTCGACGGCGATGGAAATCTCGCTCGTCACGTTTCCTTCGCCGGTCGTGACGCCGCATCCCGAAAACAACACCGTCCACTGCGAATATTTCCGCTCTTTGAGCCCCGGTAAGCATCCGGGCGTGATCGTGTTGCACATCCTGGGGGGGGACTTCGACCTGTCCCGCTTGTTCTGCCGCAACTTGGCGCAGCACGGGATCTCGGCCCTGTTTGTAAAGCTCCCTTACTATGGACCGCGCCGCGCCGAGGGGGTCGAAATGCGCATGATCAATGACGATCCTAAGATCACGGTTGCCAACATGCGGCAGGGTATTCTCGATATTCGCACCGGCGCCGCCTTTCTTGCCGATCAGGATGACATCGACAAAAACCAGCTCGGCGTTTTTGGCATTAGCCTGGGCGGAATCACAAGCGCACTGGCCGGCACCGCCGAACCGCGTTTCCAGAAGATCTGCATGATGCTAGCGGGCGGAGACATGGCGAAAATCGCCTGGGAGTCGCCCGAGGTTAAGGAAGTGCGCGAGCGCTGGCTGGCGCGCGGCGGCAACAAAGAGGAATTCTACGACATCATCAAGCAAATCGACCCGGTCACCTACGGCGACAAGGTGCGCGGTCGCAAGATCCTGATGCTCAACGCCACCCACGACGAGATCATTCCCAAGGTTTGCACCGAGGCTTTGTGGCACGCCTTTGGCGAGCCCGAAATCGTCTGGTTGGACGCCGGCCATTACTCGGCAATGCGATTTATTTTCGACGGCTTGACGCGTGTCACGAAGTTTTTCCAAAACGACAACGCGCAGGCGAATGCCGCGAAGTAA
- a CDS encoding DUF4404 family protein codes for MADESNNLRETLARLHDQLRGAPNVSPETRTALQDLLAEIRGLLEPGTSHDASTVGGTSRAKQHESIVTRLGTAEREFEATHPTLAGIVGSIIDALGRMGI; via the coding sequence ATGGCGGACGAATCGAATAACCTGCGCGAGACTTTGGCACGCTTGCACGACCAATTGCGCGGTGCGCCGAACGTCAGTCCCGAGACACGCACCGCCCTGCAGGACCTGCTAGCAGAGATTCGCGGGCTACTTGAACCGGGTACGTCGCACGATGCGTCAACGGTCGGCGGCACGTCGCGAGCCAAGCAGCATGAATCGATCGTGACACGCTTGGGGACTGCCGAACGTGAGTTCGAGGCCACGCATCCGACATTGGCCGGCATCGTCGGCAGCATCATCGACGCGCTGGGCCGGATGGGCATCTAG
- a CDS encoding glycosyltransferase family 9 protein → MPQGNPRILIVRLSAIGDCLHTLPVLCALRDQMPGAFLTWVVEGRSGDLLREHPALDELVIVPRGWLKSPRLVWQLRQKLRQLRFDIAIDVQGLTKSAVAAWLSGAPRRIGMKGVDGREISSWINNELVEPQDTHVVDRNIELLKPLGIDVHTPRFGLPRTSLEESRADQIVRTAEVTSGFAIINPGAGWPSKLWPAERFAAVARFLGHDHGLPSLVLWAGAKERAMAESIAAASEGHALMAPPTSLPELVSLARRARLFISSDTGPLHIAAAVGTPCVAMFGPMPAERNGPYGSGHITLQNMRLEGNSRSRRTAGPESMLSISVDDVVKACGNALRRRAQAA, encoded by the coding sequence ATGCCTCAAGGAAATCCCCGTATCTTGATCGTCCGCCTCAGCGCCATTGGCGACTGCTTGCACACGCTGCCAGTGCTGTGCGCGCTACGAGACCAGATGCCGGGGGCCTTTCTGACCTGGGTCGTCGAGGGGCGATCGGGGGATTTGCTGCGTGAGCACCCGGCGCTCGACGAGCTGGTGATTGTGCCGCGAGGCTGGCTGAAGTCGCCACGGCTGGTTTGGCAACTCCGGCAGAAGCTGCGGCAACTCCGCTTCGACATTGCCATCGACGTGCAAGGACTAACCAAGAGCGCCGTGGCGGCCTGGCTATCGGGTGCCCCGCGCCGCATTGGCATGAAAGGGGTCGACGGGCGGGAAATCAGCTCCTGGATCAATAACGAACTGGTCGAACCACAAGACACCCATGTCGTTGATCGCAACATCGAATTGCTCAAGCCGCTGGGTATCGACGTGCATACGCCTCGGTTCGGACTGCCGCGAACTTCGCTCGAAGAATCGCGAGCCGATCAGATTGTCCGTACGGCCGAGGTGACATCCGGATTTGCAATCATCAACCCCGGTGCGGGCTGGCCTTCGAAACTGTGGCCTGCCGAGCGTTTCGCTGCTGTGGCGCGCTTTCTGGGGCACGACCACGGACTGCCCAGCCTGGTCCTATGGGCTGGCGCCAAAGAACGAGCTATGGCCGAGTCGATCGCCGCAGCCTCGGAGGGACACGCCTTGATGGCGCCGCCGACCTCGCTGCCCGAGCTTGTTTCACTTGCGCGCCGAGCGCGGCTGTTTATCAGCAGCGACACCGGCCCTTTGCACATCGCCGCAGCCGTAGGAACTCCTTGCGTGGCCATGTTCGGTCCGATGCCGGCTGAAAGAAACGGCCCCTACGGCTCCGGACATATCACGCTGCAGAATATGCGGCTGGAAGGAAATAGCCGCAGCCGCCGCACCGCTGGCCCCGAATCGATGCTCTCGATCAGCGTCGACGATGTGGTGAAAGCCTGCGGCAACGCGTTGCGTCGCCGGGCACAAGCCGCGTAA
- a CDS encoding thioredoxin domain-containing protein: protein MPNRLANETSPYLLQHAGNPVDWYPWGPEALARSVAEDRPIFLSIGYSACHWCHVMEHESFENAAIAAQLKAGFISIKVDREERPDLDHIYMNAVQMLTGRGGWPMSVFLTPQLKPFYGGTYFPPQARMGMPGFDQVLTAVLNAWNNQRAEVLAAADRLTQQLTAMTNMAVSKKAPTRAAFENARRELARLFDAREGGFGGAPKFPHPLELRLLLRLWWHDRQDETLDMVRLTLDKMAAGGIYDHLGGGFHRYSVDDHWLVPHFEKMLYDNALLASSYTEAYQVTGEERYAHVVRETLDYVLREMCDLDGGFRSTQDADSEGVEGKFYVWRPEEIEEVLGPDRAETFCHAYDVSAAGNFEGNNILNQPKSLAECAKMLGRDPVELSKELQESRARLLEVRNRRVPPALDDKVLVNWNGLMIGAMALAGSALNEPAYVAAAAKAADFVLTRMRQADGRLLHTYRNGQARFDAYLDDYACLADALVTLYEADFDERWIAEAVSLAQVILDRFADKASGGFYFTADNHESLVARPKDVQDSSTPSATAMAVTALLRLGKLTGRTDFLDAAHRTLNLFTDLIERHPMAAGQMLMALDFQLGPTPELVLIAEPGNASRSEVLEGLRRRFWPNKVLAARPGGHESDVLTPLFAGKAVDGPTTEPALYVCQNFACRAPVIGVEAVKAEIERVTK, encoded by the coding sequence ATGCCAAATCGACTGGCCAATGAGACCAGCCCTTACCTTCTGCAACACGCCGGAAATCCGGTGGATTGGTATCCGTGGGGCCCCGAGGCGCTTGCGCGATCCGTGGCAGAGGATCGGCCGATTTTCTTGTCAATCGGCTATTCGGCGTGCCACTGGTGCCACGTGATGGAGCACGAAAGCTTCGAGAATGCCGCGATTGCGGCGCAATTGAAGGCCGGCTTCATTTCGATCAAGGTCGACCGCGAGGAACGGCCCGATCTGGATCATATCTACATGAACGCCGTGCAGATGTTGACCGGCCGCGGCGGCTGGCCGATGTCGGTTTTCCTCACACCGCAATTGAAACCGTTCTACGGCGGCACCTATTTCCCGCCGCAAGCTCGGATGGGGATGCCGGGCTTCGACCAGGTGTTAACGGCGGTACTTAACGCTTGGAATAACCAGCGCGCGGAAGTCCTCGCCGCGGCCGATCGCCTGACCCAACAATTGACCGCCATGACCAACATGGCGGTGTCGAAGAAGGCGCCCACCCGCGCGGCGTTCGAAAATGCGCGGCGGGAGTTGGCTCGACTCTTTGACGCGCGCGAAGGAGGATTCGGCGGCGCTCCAAAATTCCCTCATCCACTCGAGCTGCGATTACTGCTGCGACTGTGGTGGCATGATCGGCAGGACGAGACGCTCGATATGGTGCGATTGACGCTCGACAAAATGGCCGCCGGCGGAATCTACGACCATCTCGGCGGTGGCTTTCATCGCTATTCGGTCGACGATCACTGGCTGGTACCGCATTTCGAAAAGATGCTCTACGACAACGCGCTGCTCGCCTCGAGCTACACGGAGGCGTACCAGGTAACAGGCGAAGAGCGTTACGCTCACGTGGTGCGCGAGACGTTGGACTACGTACTGCGTGAAATGTGCGATCTGGACGGCGGATTTCGCAGTACACAGGACGCCGATAGCGAAGGAGTCGAAGGAAAATTCTACGTCTGGCGTCCTGAAGAGATCGAAGAAGTGCTCGGCCCTGACCGGGCTGAAACCTTTTGCCACGCCTATGACGTCAGTGCTGCGGGGAATTTCGAGGGAAATAATATCCTCAACCAGCCCAAGTCGCTCGCCGAATGCGCGAAGATGCTGGGGCGCGATCCCGTTGAATTGAGCAAGGAATTGCAGGAGAGCCGTGCTCGCTTGCTCGAGGTACGAAACCGGCGCGTACCGCCGGCGCTCGACGACAAGGTACTGGTGAACTGGAACGGCCTGATGATCGGGGCCATGGCGCTGGCCGGCAGCGCATTAAACGAGCCTGCTTACGTTGCCGCGGCGGCGAAGGCGGCGGATTTTGTTCTCACGCGCATGCGGCAGGCCGACGGCCGGCTGTTACACACGTACCGCAATGGCCAGGCACGATTTGACGCTTACCTGGACGATTACGCATGTCTGGCCGATGCGCTGGTGACGTTGTACGAAGCCGATTTCGACGAGCGCTGGATTGCCGAGGCCGTGTCGCTTGCGCAGGTTATTCTCGACCGATTTGCGGACAAAGCGTCGGGAGGATTCTATTTCACGGCCGATAATCACGAATCGCTCGTCGCGCGCCCCAAGGATGTGCAAGACAGTTCGACTCCCAGCGCGACCGCGATGGCGGTAACCGCACTTTTGCGTTTGGGAAAACTCACAGGGCGGACTGATTTTCTTGACGCGGCACATCGCACGCTGAACTTGTTCACGGACCTGATCGAACGGCATCCGATGGCGGCGGGCCAGATGCTCATGGCGCTCGATTTCCAACTCGGGCCGACGCCGGAATTGGTACTCATCGCTGAGCCCGGGAACGCGTCTCGTAGCGAGGTGCTGGAAGGTCTGCGACGTCGCTTCTGGCCAAACAAAGTGCTCGCGGCGCGGCCGGGGGGACACGAGTCCGATGTTCTAACGCCGCTCTTTGCCGGCAAGGCCGTCGACGGCCCAACTACTGAGCCGGCGCTCTACGTTTGCCAAAACTTCGCCTGCCGTGCGCCAGTCATCGGCGTCGAGGCCGTTAAAGCGGAGATCGAACGCGTGACGAAATGA
- the panB gene encoding 3-methyl-2-oxobutanoate hydroxymethyltransferase has protein sequence MSKEDGPLTVPKFVAMKAAGQKISMLTAYDHAMAGLLDDAGVDGILVGDSLSMVVQGHPTTLSVTLDQMIYHAEMVGRAVRRALVVVDLPFPTCHLGPYKAVEAGSRILKETHCRAVKLEGGAEQAETIRALVAAGIPVMAHCGLRPQNVHVLGGYKVQREEETLMADALAAQHAGAFAVLLECIPTPIAERITAKLSVPTIGIGAGPGCDGQVLVVNDMLGITSGYLPRFVKSYADLGSQIREAATRYRQEVQDGTYPDAAHSFK, from the coding sequence ATGAGTAAAGAAGACGGCCCGCTGACGGTGCCAAAGTTCGTGGCCATGAAGGCCGCCGGTCAGAAAATCAGCATGCTCACTGCCTACGACCATGCGATGGCGGGGCTGTTGGACGACGCAGGAGTCGACGGAATCCTGGTCGGCGACAGCCTTTCGATGGTCGTGCAAGGACATCCCACGACCCTCTCTGTGACCCTCGACCAGATGATTTACCACGCCGAAATGGTCGGCCGGGCCGTCCGCCGGGCCCTGGTGGTGGTGGACCTACCGTTTCCGACCTGCCACCTGGGTCCGTATAAGGCAGTCGAAGCGGGCAGCCGTATACTGAAGGAAACCCACTGCCGAGCGGTGAAGTTGGAGGGGGGCGCTGAGCAGGCCGAAACCATTCGGGCCTTGGTCGCCGCCGGTATCCCCGTAATGGCACACTGTGGGCTGCGCCCGCAAAACGTTCACGTTCTGGGTGGATACAAAGTGCAGCGCGAGGAAGAAACCTTGATGGCTGACGCTCTCGCGGCCCAGCACGCAGGCGCCTTTGCCGTGCTGCTCGAGTGCATCCCGACGCCGATCGCCGAGCGGATCACCGCCAAATTATCGGTCCCGACGATCGGCATTGGCGCTGGGCCCGGTTGCGACGGACAGGTGCTAGTCGTCAACGACATGCTGGGAATCACCAGCGGCTATCTGCCGCGTTTTGTGAAGTCCTACGCCGACCTGGGAAGCCAGATTCGCGAGGCGGCAACCCGCTATCGTCAGGAAGTGCAGGACGGCACTTACCCGGACGCGGCGCACTCGTTCAAATAA
- a CDS encoding DUF4254 domain-containing protein: MFRVQDVLDLHSSTVALWHQQEVRNPYHGYLQVACEQHKFNYLLWHEEDIARSTDVTDARIAEVKRAIDRYNQQRNDHIERLDMFLMEWLSREGVTPQKGARLNTETPGSAVDRLSIISLRIYHMQEQMERADATEEHRQKAADRLSICLRQRSDLSGALAELVDDISSGRKRLQLYRQLKMYNDPTMNPYLYGGAKKVA; encoded by the coding sequence ATGTTTCGGGTTCAGGACGTCCTCGATCTCCACTCCAGCACGGTCGCTCTCTGGCATCAGCAAGAAGTTCGAAATCCCTACCACGGCTATCTGCAGGTCGCGTGCGAACAGCACAAATTCAATTACCTGCTGTGGCACGAAGAGGACATCGCCCGCAGCACGGACGTCACGGATGCCCGCATCGCAGAAGTCAAACGCGCCATCGACCGTTATAACCAGCAGCGCAACGATCATATCGAGCGACTGGACATGTTCCTGATGGAATGGCTGTCGCGCGAAGGTGTCACTCCGCAAAAAGGAGCGCGCCTGAATACCGAAACTCCAGGCAGCGCCGTCGATCGACTATCAATTATCTCTTTGCGTATTTATCACATGCAGGAGCAGATGGAACGGGCCGACGCGACCGAGGAGCACCGCCAGAAGGCGGCCGATCGGTTGTCGATCTGCTTGCGACAGCGCTCCGATCTCTCCGGGGCGCTTGCTGAGTTGGTCGACGACATCTCGAGTGGACGTAAGCGTCTACAGCTCTACCGTCAGCTTAAGATGTACAACGATCCGACCATGAACCCGTATTTATACGGCGGGGCAAAGAAAGTCGCTTAA
- a CDS encoding dockerin type I domain-containing protein, giving the protein MTSTASGVRSVFVFVVAGHLSMIGLAILISESRAAGLPAGDIVVTADITSGDPGLMLIDPTTGNRTILSDNTHGTGMPFTYPNDVSVMSNGQLLVADGGTPYQSADTPVPVPDSVSTNSLPPATPARLYIVDPTTGNRTVISQDSLTTSSPVYSEIGSGPAFGAAGYARQVGNQILVSAANNNGDLNLAGRLMTVDPATGNRAIFSNFNVGTGPAPEWMGGMVASGNSLFAPGYFQGLFKIDLATGNRILLSGANAGAGPAFTVGYSAAAYGGQIYVSGAGQSSNAATYGVFRIDPVTGNRSVVSSSTVGNGPLDTTGTMQLAIGSAGTILMTVQGHNANGLLTIDPLTGNRALLSDATHGAGPAFEAMNGVTVIPLYGDANGDGIVNTQDLATIASQWSHNGYFLQGDLNNDGIVNAQDLALASSNWLGTSLGHGDLANANTMAPVPEPATVLLSLVAGAALAVARLRSKLISSRVRSPL; this is encoded by the coding sequence ATGACATCGACTGCGAGCGGTGTGCGATCGGTCTTCGTTTTCGTCGTTGCCGGTCATCTTTCGATGATTGGACTTGCAATTCTGATTTCCGAAAGTCGCGCGGCGGGCCTGCCTGCGGGAGATATCGTCGTCACGGCCGATATCACTAGCGGTGACCCGGGGTTAATGCTGATCGATCCCACGACCGGTAATCGCACGATTCTATCCGACAATACTCATGGGACAGGGATGCCGTTCACGTATCCCAACGACGTAAGCGTGATGAGCAACGGCCAGTTGCTTGTGGCCGATGGTGGGACGCCTTACCAATCGGCGGATACGCCGGTGCCGGTCCCGGATTCAGTATCCACGAACAGTCTTCCGCCCGCGACCCCGGCGCGTCTGTACATCGTCGATCCCACGACAGGCAATCGCACCGTGATTTCGCAGGACAGCCTGACCACGTCTAGCCCGGTCTATTCTGAAATCGGATCGGGCCCTGCCTTCGGCGCAGCCGGTTACGCCAGGCAGGTAGGCAATCAAATTCTGGTAAGTGCCGCCAACAACAATGGTGATTTGAATTTGGCGGGACGTCTGATGACTGTCGATCCAGCAACCGGCAATCGTGCCATATTTTCTAACTTCAATGTCGGAACAGGACCTGCGCCGGAATGGATGGGCGGCATGGTGGCCTCGGGTAACTCGCTATTTGCCCCGGGCTATTTTCAAGGCCTGTTCAAGATCGACCTGGCAACCGGCAACCGAATTCTCCTTTCTGGAGCAAACGCCGGTGCCGGACCAGCTTTTACGGTGGGATACAGCGCCGCTGCGTACGGCGGCCAGATCTATGTCTCGGGCGCCGGTCAATCATCGAACGCGGCGACCTACGGCGTTTTTCGCATCGATCCCGTGACGGGCAATCGTTCGGTCGTGTCTAGCAGCACGGTAGGAAATGGACCGCTCGATACGACGGGAACCATGCAGTTGGCCATCGGATCGGCTGGCACAATCCTAATGACAGTTCAGGGACACAATGCCAACGGCCTACTCACAATCGATCCTTTGACCGGCAATCGTGCCCTACTTTCCGACGCAACGCACGGCGCGGGGCCCGCGTTTGAGGCGATGAATGGCGTCACAGTGATCCCGCTGTACGGCGATGCCAACGGCGACGGCATTGTTAACACCCAGGACCTGGCCACGATCGCCAGCCAATGGAGCCATAACGGCTATTTCCTGCAGGGGGACCTCAACAACGACGGTATCGTCAACGCGCAAGACCTGGCGCTGGCCTCGTCGAATTGGCTGGGGACTTCACTTGGACATGGCGACTTGGCCAACGCAAACACAATGGCGCCTGTGCCGGAACCGGCGACAGTCTTGCTCAGCCTGGTCGCCGGTGCCGCGTTGGCAGTTGCGCGGTTGCGATCCAAACTCATTTCGTCACGCGTTCGATCTCCGCTTTAA
- the ppc gene encoding phosphoenolpyruvate carboxylase, translating into MAEALIAQTELAARFEPRLAGKNGAPLAEEPGLEFDTRMLDRVLDETILRLEGEEAFRLVDEIRTAGQELRATPSVDAARVLRDRLTKLDLRQLRTLSRAFSLYFDLVNLTEQQARVRALRNRTEQNPGQPLPETTAIALSRLRDRGYSADKIAALLDRALVRPVFTAHPSEARRRTILEKLDAIASQLDRLEYCQLLPVERAEAMSSITAEVEAFWFSDIVRNERPTVIDEIRHGLGLVSDTLFEIVPRVYRDVEEALAGTFPDDKMPVPPLLRFGSWIGGDRDGNPHVTPEVTREAVRLHQETILKFYLKQVRELGRRLSHSSHFLEPGAALRDSLAVDEKLLPEAIRPGELEPYRKKCRFIAARLQRTLDNLKTTTPDWYRDATPPAPGVYRDPSELRADLTLIGDDLQASRVSHLAAGRVRDLTRQVDVFGLHMLSLDVRQHANRHSRALEEIFDWAGVCPRYSKLTPNERFELLENELAQNRPLLPAHLPFTPETREVVQTFRTIASILEGQCSEAIDTYITSGTSEPGNMLEVLLLAREARLFRPADGVSRLQIVPLLESLEPLRGAVPFVQRLLSQPVYRRHLELRGNIQEVMLGYSDSSKEAGFLQSCWSIYKAHRDLGELMRRTGVTIQIFHGRGGSVGRGGGPANQAILAQPRGAVNGRIRITEQGEMIADRYGRPAIAHRHLEQVLNAVLLASFPEEEQVDPSWDWAMERLAASASRHYRSLVYETPEFLTYFEQATPFAEISQLKIASRPAFRGATRTIDQLRAIPWVFSWMQSRHTLPGWFGFGSAVGDFLLDHGGDVGQLQDMYRRWPLWRTLIDNTQMILAKADLTIARLYADLVQDQALADEIFRRIETEFHATVDFVLKITGQERLLENVPVLQRSIDRRNPYVDPLSFIQLVLLKRLRAGEEPHAELLTAGLESVNGIASGLKNTG; encoded by the coding sequence ATGGCGGAAGCCCTGATTGCCCAAACGGAGTTGGCAGCCCGATTCGAGCCCCGTCTGGCGGGGAAGAACGGCGCCCCGCTGGCGGAAGAGCCTGGCCTGGAGTTTGATACACGCATGCTCGATCGAGTGCTCGATGAGACGATCCTTCGTCTCGAGGGGGAAGAAGCGTTTCGGCTGGTCGACGAAATTCGTACCGCGGGCCAGGAGCTGCGGGCGACTCCCTCGGTCGATGCGGCGCGGGTTTTGCGAGACCGGCTGACGAAGCTCGACCTGCGCCAGCTACGAACGCTGTCGCGTGCCTTTAGCCTGTATTTCGATCTCGTCAACCTTACTGAGCAACAGGCCCGCGTCCGCGCCTTGCGCAATCGAACCGAGCAAAACCCAGGACAACCGCTGCCGGAAACAACGGCCATCGCGCTCTCGCGGTTGCGCGATCGCGGCTATTCGGCCGACAAGATCGCGGCACTTTTGGATCGCGCCTTAGTTCGTCCTGTATTCACGGCTCATCCCAGCGAGGCCCGGCGGAGGACCATTCTCGAAAAACTCGATGCTATCGCCAGCCAGCTCGATCGGCTGGAGTATTGCCAGTTACTGCCCGTCGAACGTGCCGAGGCGATGTCGTCTATCACAGCCGAGGTCGAGGCCTTTTGGTTCAGCGACATCGTCCGCAACGAACGCCCGACCGTCATCGACGAAATCCGCCACGGATTGGGCCTGGTCAGCGACACGCTCTTCGAAATCGTGCCACGTGTCTATCGTGACGTGGAAGAAGCGCTCGCGGGCACTTTCCCCGACGACAAAATGCCGGTGCCACCGCTGTTGAGATTTGGATCTTGGATCGGCGGCGATCGCGATGGAAATCCCCACGTTACGCCCGAGGTGACGCGTGAAGCGGTTCGTTTGCATCAGGAAACGATCCTCAAGTTCTACCTGAAGCAGGTGCGCGAGCTTGGCCGGCGATTGAGTCATTCGAGCCATTTCCTCGAGCCAGGAGCGGCGCTGCGTGATTCGTTAGCCGTTGACGAAAAGCTGCTTCCCGAGGCGATTCGTCCCGGAGAGCTTGAGCCGTACCGCAAAAAATGCCGCTTCATTGCCGCACGTCTACAGCGCACTTTAGACAACCTGAAGACGACCACTCCCGATTGGTATCGGGACGCAACGCCGCCGGCGCCGGGCGTCTATCGGGACCCCTCGGAGTTGCGCGCTGATCTGACTCTGATCGGCGACGACTTGCAAGCCTCGCGAGTCTCGCACCTGGCTGCGGGACGGGTGCGCGACCTGACGCGGCAGGTCGACGTGTTCGGGCTGCACATGCTGTCGCTCGATGTTCGCCAGCACGCGAATCGGCATAGTCGGGCCTTGGAGGAAATCTTCGATTGGGCTGGCGTGTGCCCGCGCTATTCGAAACTGACGCCCAACGAGCGCTTCGAATTGCTCGAGAACGAGCTGGCGCAGAACCGCCCCCTGCTTCCCGCGCATTTGCCTTTTACGCCCGAAACGCGCGAAGTCGTGCAGACGTTTCGAACGATCGCGTCGATCCTCGAAGGGCAATGCAGCGAGGCGATCGATACTTACATTACCAGCGGGACGAGCGAGCCAGGCAATATGCTCGAAGTTCTGCTGCTGGCCCGCGAGGCAAGACTCTTCCGCCCGGCCGACGGTGTCAGCCGGCTGCAGATCGTGCCACTACTGGAATCTCTGGAACCATTGCGCGGCGCGGTACCGTTCGTGCAACGACTACTTAGCCAGCCGGTCTATCGACGGCATTTGGAACTGCGTGGCAACATTCAGGAAGTCATGCTCGGTTATTCGGATTCGAGTAAAGAGGCGGGCTTCCTGCAATCATGCTGGTCGATTTACAAGGCACATCGTGACCTTGGCGAATTGATGCGCCGCACGGGGGTGACGATCCAGATTTTTCACGGCCGTGGCGGATCTGTCGGCCGCGGTGGCGGTCCCGCCAACCAAGCAATCCTGGCCCAGCCGCGCGGCGCCGTGAATGGCCGCATTCGCATCACCGAACAAGGGGAAATGATCGCCGATCGTTACGGCCGGCCGGCGATCGCGCATCGGCATCTGGAGCAGGTTCTCAACGCTGTGCTCCTGGCGAGCTTCCCGGAAGAAGAACAGGTCGACCCGAGTTGGGATTGGGCGATGGAACGATTGGCGGCCAGCGCCTCGCGCCATTACCGCAGCCTGGTTTATGAGACGCCTGAGTTTCTTACCTATTTCGAACAGGCCACGCCGTTTGCGGAAATCAGTCAACTAAAGATTGCGTCGCGGCCGGCGTTCCGCGGCGCGACGCGCACCATCGACCAGTTGCGGGCGATTCCCTGGGTGTTCAGTTGGATGCAAAGCCGGCATACGTTGCCGGGCTGGTTCGGCTTCGGCAGCGCTGTTGGGGATTTCCTTCTCGATCACGGTGGCGATGTTGGGCAATTACAGGATATGTATCGACGCTGGCCGCTGTGGCGCACACTGATCGATAATACCCAGATGATTTTGGCCAAGGCCGACCTGACGATAGCCCGGCTGTATGCAGACCTGGTTCAGGACCAAGCGCTCGCCGATGAAATATTCCGTCGAATCGAAACCGAATTCCACGCAACCGTGGACTTCGTCCTAAAGATCACCGGGCAAGAACGCTTGCTGGAGAATGTTCCGGTGCTGCAGCGCTCGATCGATCGCCGCAATCCGTATGTCGACCCGCTCAGCTTTATTCAGCTGGTGCTACTCAAACGGCTGCGCGCTGGCGAGGAGCCGCACGCCGAGTTGCTCACCGCCGGGCTGGAGAGCGTCAACGGCATTGCCTCGGGCCTGAAGAATACGGGCTGA